The DNA region CCTCAATTGTTAAATGTTCAAGGTTAGTAGTGAAAAGTCAGAAAAGCTCCGGACATTTATTTCATGTTTGCACATTAGCGAAAATTATCCCCTACTAACATCCAGCGATGGAGAAGATGTATGAGCGAGAAGAAGAGGCTGAATCTGCTGCCCTGAGAGCGAGCGTCACCCATCAGCACCATGAGAAAGTGCCTTAATATTGTCCTAGTCCTCACATTAGTCTCCAGCCCGGCTCAGGCCGATAACTGCAGGTTACCTGCACAGGAGAACTTTCAGGAGCTTCACCAGACGTATAAGAAAATGGTTAGTTCTAAGCCATCGTCAGTCCATGGAACGATAAAGATAAAAAAAGGAGGAAATTCAGTTCCAGTGTATGAAACAATCAGGAGAAATGTCAATAATAAAGACTAGAGAATATAAAATAATGAAAAACCCTCATATGTCTGAGCTCATCAAGATAAAAAGAAGCCTGATCATGGGTATAATAAGGAGAAAAATGTAGAAACTTCATCTGAAAAATAGCTAAAAATGATACAAATACGTAGATATAACCAATATAAAAAACACATAAAGTGACATTAATATATAACAGCGACAACAAAGGCGAAATATCAGTAAAAATGTGCAAATAGAACAAAAAATATTTATAATAAGTAAATTCCTATAATCTCCATCCAGTCTGTGAATGTTCCTGTGTTTTGTGATTTCAGATCTCTGCCGGgatgtctcctctgtatattgtaTGCAGCACCAATGCCTCTTCTCATGATACGACCATTGATACATTGCTTAATCGCATCTCCAAGGTTTGTCGCTTTCCTTCTTGTTACATCTGCAGATTGGATCATCTGTTGTGTTTTCTCAGGTGTAAACGTTTCTCTTCTCTTCCAGGTGAGACGAGCCGCTGTCATCAACCCGGAAGTTTTCATCCAAACGCTTCAGTTTCTGGATGAATATTGTGATGAGCTCCGGTGCGAAGAGGAAGAATGGCGGAAGATGAGGGAAAAGCTGCAAAGTCTGATTGAGTTCTCATCTCCCTGTGAGGGAAAGGCCGATAGGAGGAGTCAGCGGAGATTCGCCACTTACTTTACTGACATGCGGTCCCTGCTGAGAAATAAGGTAAGATGTCTGTAGATGATGGCGGGACCCATCATGTTCTCACCTCCATAGGGGGCACTTACTTATTTTCTGCCGCTTTTAGAATGATGGCGTCTGCTCTCTATTAATGGTGGATGTAATGATGACGAGACTTCTACACCTGATGACCCAACACTCCGCCAGCATGTGAATGTTATATGGGTCCAGGAGCTTCACGAGACGTCAGGGGAGATGACGACTTATAACGAGACCTGCAGGGACACAAGGAGAGGAACCGAACCCCGAGAATCATGGACTGGACATTGAAGAACTCGTTGTTGTTTATAAATAAATTGGACTTTACCCAGAAATTTATATTTTGTATCTGCGaacaataaaattgaaaaaaaagattttaacgTTTTTAGTAATATTATTTAGTGTTGTAACATTCAATGTGCCCATTTGTTTATGACGGCAGAGACCTCAAATTTTTGCAGTTTGGCTTTTTATTTAAATAGTAGTAATCCCCCTTTTAAGCGGAATGAAAATTAATTTAATTAAACCTAAACTTCTAGGTTTTATAGTCGCTACATGTAGATTCACGACTGTTAACAGACATGAGATAACAGCGGCAGTGTGGTCGTGGTGTGTACGGTATCTCGTGTACTGGCCCCTGTATTCTGGTGCATCTAATATTAGACTATTGGAGCAATGAATTAGGCTCAAAAAAGTATTTTAAACA from Ranitomeya variabilis isolate aRanVar5 chromosome 3, aRanVar5.hap1, whole genome shotgun sequence includes:
- the LOC143817912 gene encoding uncharacterized protein LOC143817912; protein product: MSPLYIVCSTNASSHDTTIDTLLNRISKVRRAAVINPEVFIQTLQFLDEYCDELRCEEEEWRKMREKLQSLIEFSSPCEGKADRRSQRRFATYFTDMRSLLRNKNDGVCSLLMVDVMMTRLLHLMTQHSASM